Genomic DNA from Marnyiella aurantia:
AATTGGAGTAACGGATCTTGACGACCACGGTGGACGTAAGCCACCCCGATTCCCGCAGCTGGAAGGCCAAATTTTCTACCATTCCCGTAATGATGCTTTTAATGGATTCAATATCAATGGTATCTGTGGAAAAAGTATGCTCTTTGGAGATGGATTTCTTCTCTGAATAAGGAATTACCGGCGTCTCGTCTATGCCGTTGGCTTTTTTCCAGAGCTCTTTACCGTTCTTGCCTATGAGTTGCTGCAGCACATCCACCGGCATGCCCGAAAGAGTTTGGATGGTCCGGATGCCTACCCTGGAAAGCAGCTGGAAGGTTACATTGCCCACCATGGGAATCTTGCGGATGGACAGCGGGTTCAAAAACGGTCGGATACCTTCTTCGCGAATCTCGAACTTACCCAAAGGCTTGGCCTCGCCCGTACCGATCTTGGAAACCGTTTTGTTTGTGGACAGCGCAAAGCTGATGGGCAGCCCCGTGTTCTTAATTACGGAACCTGCCACCTCGCCGGTCCATTTATAGCAGCCGAAAAACCGGTCCATACCTGTAAGGTCCAGGTAAAACTCGTCTATACTGGCTTTCTCCACTACCGGCACCTTTTCGCGGATAATTTCGGTGACATCCTGCGACATCCTGGAATAGAGTTCCATATCGCCCTTGATGACCCGGGCTTCCGGACAAAGCCTGAGCGCCATCTTGATGGGCATGGCCGAGTGCACCCCGAAATACCTTGTTTCATAAGAACAGGAGGCCACCACACCCCTGTCGCCACCGCCAATGATGACGGGTTTGCCCACAAGTTCAGAGTTAATCACCCTTTCACATGAAACAAAAAAAGTATCCAGATCCATATGCACAATTGCTCTTTCCATGTGGACAAAATTATTATGTTTTATTACAAAAAACACTATATTTGTTGCTATAAATTGTAGCAATGTCAATACTGTCAGAAAACATAAGGTATCTGAGAGGTCAGCTGAATCTCTCGCAGCAGGCACTGGCCGACAGCCTGAAACTTACGCGCGGCCGTTATGCCAAATATGAAGACGGGGCCAATGAGCCACCTATTGAAGTACTGATCGGCATGTCCAAATATTTTAAGATCAGTCTGGACTTACTGCTCACGGTAGATCTGGCCAAATACCCCATAGACAGGATACTGACCCTGGCCGACAACCGGATCATCCTGCCCATCACGGTAGATGCAAAAGGGGAAAACAAGATTGAGATTATTCCGCAGAAGGCGTCCATGGGTTACCTGAACGGTTATTCGGATCCGGAGTACATCGAAAACCTGCAATCGCTGTCCCTGCCTTTCCTGAGGAACGGAAAGTACAGGGCTTTCCCCACGGAAGGAGATTCCATGCCGCCCTATAACGACGGCACCTATGTAGTGGGCAAATACGTGGAAAATATTGCCGACCTGAAAAAGGGCAAGACCTATATCTTTATCACCCGAAACGAAGGGATTACCTATAAAAGGTTTCAGAAAACCTCCTCCGAAAGCATTTCTGTAATTCCGGACAATGATTTTTATGAGCCTTACGACATTCCAAAGTCGCAGATTTTAGAAATCTGGGAATACGCCTGCAGCATCAATACCGAAGAGCTGGGTGGCAGCGGTCTGGACATGAATTCCATAAAGGACATGTTTATAAGCCTGAAAAAGGAGATTAACGAACTGAAGAGGGTGAATGGCCTGGAGAAGTTGGGGAAGTAAGTTCGCTATACTTTCTTAATAAATAAGATCAACGCTAGTGAAAGAGCCTGTTTATTTTACCGGTACGTCGTCCTTATTAAGTTTATAGATCTTTTCAAGAAAAAGAATTTTTTCATTTTCACTCCACTTGTCGGTATAAACAAGAAGATTTAAAAAAGCCTCTTTATTGGAGCCGAACAAAAAGAGGTTATCTAATTTACCAGCATTATATTTCCAAATAATATATTCTTGCTTAGGATTCTCTTTTATTTTTGAGGTTTTAAAGTTATTCTTAATCATGTAATCTGAATCCCAAGTGTAAAATTCCGTTACATATTCAAAGTTTTTCTTACCCACAGTAAAAAAAGGATATGCCTTCTTCGCATTTTGGGCAACTGCAAAAATTACCTTCTCAGAGTTAACAAAAAATGTTTGACCGGAGTCCTCCTCCGTACTAAGTTTCTGCCACTGTCCTGGTATTTTCACATTACCGCTGTTTGTATTTACAATGGTGTACTCTTCTGAAATCTGTGATTGTAGTATACCTGATATCAAAAGACAGAAAGCTATAAAAACGGAAGTAAGTTTGCTGCCAGGCCGT
This window encodes:
- the dinB gene encoding DNA polymerase IV, with amino-acid sequence MERAIVHMDLDTFFVSCERVINSELVGKPVIIGGGDRGVVASCSYETRYFGVHSAMPIKMALRLCPEARVIKGDMELYSRMSQDVTEIIREKVPVVEKASIDEFYLDLTGMDRFFGCYKWTGEVAGSVIKNTGLPISFALSTNKTVSKIGTGEAKPLGKFEIREEGIRPFLNPLSIRKIPMVGNVTFQLLSRVGIRTIQTLSGMPVDVLQQLIGKNGKELWKKANGIDETPVIPYSEKKSISKEHTFSTDTIDIESIKSIITGMVENLAFQLRESGWLTSTVVVKIRYSNFDTETKQFKIAYTAVDHTLTRVALDLFNKLYTRRMRLRLVGVKFTGLVHGNHQMNLFEDTEELISLYQTMDRIKNRFGKAAVGKASGFNFNIQ
- a CDS encoding XRE family transcriptional regulator — protein: MSILSENIRYLRGQLNLSQQALADSLKLTRGRYAKYEDGANEPPIEVLIGMSKYFKISLDLLLTVDLAKYPIDRILTLADNRIILPITVDAKGENKIEIIPQKASMGYLNGYSDPEYIENLQSLSLPFLRNGKYRAFPTEGDSMPPYNDGTYVVGKYVENIADLKKGKTYIFITRNEGITYKRFQKTSSESISVIPDNDFYEPYDIPKSQILEIWEYACSINTEELGGSGLDMNSIKDMFISLKKEINELKRVNGLEKLGK